A region from the Metarhizium brunneum chromosome 7, complete sequence genome encodes:
- the TUF1 gene encoding Elongation factor Tu — protein MSVAFRSVAPFLRTARHGLRSGRVNPLQTVIKPQTASGILNIYRSYAVFERSKPHVNIGTIGHVDHGKTTLSAAITKRQAEKGLANFLEYGAIDKAPEERKRGITISTAHIEYATENRHYSHVDCPGHADYIKNMITGAANMDGAIIVVAASDGQMPQTREHLLLARQVGVQKIVVFVNKVDTIDDPEMLELVEMEMRELLSTYGFEGDETPVIMGSALCALNNQKPEIGNNKIDELMAAVDEWIPTPERSLDKPFLMSVEDVFSISGRGTVVSGRVERGVLKRDEEIELVGKGKEIIKTKVTDIETFKKSCDQSQAGDNSGLLIRGVRREDVRRGMVVCKPGTVKSHTQFLSSLYVLTKEEGGRHTGFHEHYRPQLYLRTSDESVDLTFPEGTEDAQGKMVMPGDNVEMVVTLTNPNAIEVGQRFNIREGGKTVATGLCTRIMK, from the exons ATGTCTGTTGCTTTTAGATCTGTTGCGCCGTTCCTACGGACTGCGCGGCACGGCTTGCGCAGTGGCCGTGTTAACCCCCTTCAGACGGTCATCAAACCCCAAACCGCCTCTGGCATTCTCAACATCTACCGATCATACGCCGTTTTTGAGCGAAGCAAACcccatgtcaacattg GTACCATTGGTCACGTCGATCACGGCAAG ACCACCCTTTCTGCTGCCATCACCAAGCGACAGGCCGAGAAGGGCCTTGCCAACTTTCTCGAGTATGGCGCCATTGACAAGGCTCCTGAGGAGCGCAAGCGTGGTATTACCATTTCGACCGCGCACATCGAGTACGCTACCGAGAACCGTCACTATTCCCACGTCGACTGCCCTGGCCACGCCGATTATATCAAGAACATGATTACTGGCGCTGCCAACATGGATGGTGCTATTATTGTTGTCGCCGCCTCCGACGGACAGATGCCCCAGACCCGTGAACACTTGCTCCTTGCCCGACAGGTTGGCGTCCAGAAGATTGTAGTGTTTGTCAACAAGGTCGATACCATTGATGACCCCGAGATGTTGGAACTCGTTGAGATGGAAATGCGCGAGCTTCTCAGCACCTATGGCTTCGAGGGTGATGAGACCCCTGTCATCATGGGCTCTGCTCTTTGCGCTTTGAACAACCAGAAACCTGAGATTGGCAACAACAAGATTGACGAGCTCATGGCCGCCGTTGACGAGTGGATCCCTACCCCTGAGCGTAGCCTGGACAAGCCTTTCCTCATGTCTGTTGAGGACGTCTTCTCTATTTCTGGCCGTGGTACTGTTGTCTCTGGACGTGTTGAGCGTGGTGTCCTGAAGCGTGATGAGGAAATCGAGCTCGttggcaagggcaaggagattATCAAGACCAAGGTTACGGATATTGAAACTTTCAAGAAGTCTTGCGACCAGTCGCAAGCTGGTGACAACTCCGGGCTCCTCATCCGTGGTGTCCGCCGGGAGGATGTCCGCCGCGGCATGGTTGTCTGCAAGCCTGGCACGGTCAAGTCTCACACTCAgttcctctcctctctctATGTTCTTACCAAGGAAGAGGGTGGCCGCCACACCGGTTTCCACGAGCACTACCGCCCCCAGCTCTACCTCCGAACATCTGACGAGTCTGTCGACCTGACCTTCCCTGAAGGTACGGAAGATGCTCAGGGTAAGATGGTCATGCCAGGTGACAACGTCGAGATGGTTGTGACACTGACCAACCCTAATGCCATTGAGGTTGGTCAGCGATTCAACATTCGTGAGGGTGGTAAGACTGTTGCTACTGGTCTGTGCACCCGTATCATGAAGTAA